In one Vicinamibacterales bacterium genomic region, the following are encoded:
- a CDS encoding amidohydrolase, with protein MRHGMRELKTRCGLLAIGVAAVCVLTTAAAQRPAADLIFHNAKVWTVDPARPTAQAVAVSAGRITAVGTSADILALKGPATRVVDVEGRLLLPGFIDAHTHFENACDWVFQVSLFDVNTQEELTRRLREAVARVPKGMWITGGDWGALAAWDRAKKGLPASESFTPSLKDVDAVAPDHPVLLRRHDMAYFANSLALARARFAPTSPDPRGGAMARDPQTGALIGMLFGRAGERLQQLMPPPSLERKVAGGRVALAELNRVGIVGIHDVARVDSISQRTAFHTAVERSASDLEIFLELRRRGQLTARVYPELTLATFRELKNVGITPHSGDDMIRYGALKAFVDGYLMFEPYADNPKYSGIYSFRYIDDQTMERDVIDADRAGFDPMFHVIGDRASNLLLNWFEKAIKTNPPRERRFRVIHGHFMTPADIERTGRLGLIVDVTPYHLIKDLGTIDRSVGPERAKTGHAWRSMMKAGARLNIVSDWPGSYNEMEYKPINPLENIYYAVTRQPLGGRPQGPWHPEECLTVEEAVRAYTINPAWSSYEDNAKGSVTVGKLADLVVLSKDILTVPPASIPTAEVLYTVLGGKVVYEKH; from the coding sequence ATGCGGCATGGAATGCGGGAATTGAAGACCCGGTGCGGCCTGCTGGCGATCGGTGTGGCGGCCGTCTGCGTCCTGACGACGGCCGCCGCGCAGCGTCCGGCGGCCGACCTGATCTTCCACAATGCGAAGGTGTGGACCGTGGACCCGGCCCGGCCGACGGCGCAGGCTGTTGCCGTCAGTGCGGGCCGCATCACGGCCGTCGGAACGTCAGCTGACATCCTGGCGCTGAAAGGACCGGCCACTCGCGTCGTCGACGTGGAGGGACGCCTCCTCCTGCCGGGATTCATCGACGCTCACACCCACTTCGAGAACGCGTGCGACTGGGTCTTCCAGGTCAGTTTGTTCGACGTGAACACCCAGGAGGAGTTGACCCGCCGGCTCAGGGAAGCCGTGGCCCGCGTGCCAAAGGGCATGTGGATCACCGGGGGGGACTGGGGAGCGCTTGCCGCGTGGGACCGCGCCAAGAAAGGCCTCCCAGCCTCTGAATCGTTCACGCCGTCGCTCAAGGACGTGGACGCCGTTGCCCCGGATCATCCCGTCCTCCTGCGCCGTCACGACATGGCATACTTTGCCAACTCACTGGCGCTCGCGCGTGCCCGGTTCGCGCCGACGAGCCCCGACCCGCGAGGCGGAGCGATGGCGCGCGACCCGCAGACCGGCGCGCTCATCGGGATGCTCTTCGGCCGCGCCGGGGAACGGCTGCAGCAGTTGATGCCGCCGCCGTCTCTCGAACGAAAGGTCGCCGGGGGGCGTGTCGCCCTCGCCGAGCTCAACCGCGTTGGCATCGTGGGAATTCACGACGTCGCGCGTGTCGACTCGATCTCGCAGCGGACCGCGTTCCACACCGCCGTCGAACGCAGCGCGAGCGACCTGGAGATCTTTCTCGAACTTCGGCGGCGCGGCCAGCTGACAGCGCGTGTCTACCCCGAATTGACCTTGGCGACGTTTCGGGAGCTGAAGAACGTCGGGATTACGCCGCATTCCGGCGACGACATGATCCGGTACGGCGCGCTGAAGGCGTTCGTGGACGGGTACTTGATGTTCGAGCCCTACGCGGACAATCCGAAGTACTCTGGAATCTACTCGTTCCGGTACATCGACGACCAGACCATGGAGCGCGATGTCATCGATGCCGATCGCGCGGGATTCGACCCGATGTTCCACGTGATCGGTGACCGGGCGTCCAATCTGCTCCTCAACTGGTTCGAGAAGGCGATCAAGACCAATCCACCGCGCGAGCGTCGCTTTCGCGTGATCCACGGGCATTTCATGACGCCGGCGGACATCGAGCGTACCGGCAGGCTGGGGCTGATCGTCGACGTAACGCCCTATCACCTGATCAAGGATCTGGGGACCATCGACCGGAGCGTGGGCCCGGAGCGGGCGAAGACGGGCCACGCCTGGCGATCGATGATGAAAGCGGGAGCGCGGCTCAACATCGTGTCGGACTGGCCTGGCAGCTACAACGAAATGGAGTACAAGCCGATCAACCCGCTCGAGAACATCTACTACGCCGTCACGAGGCAGCCGCTCGGTGGGCGCCCCCAGGGGCCGTGGCATCCTGAAGAGTGCTTGACGGTCGAAGAGGCGGTCCGCGCGTACACCATCAATCCGGCCTGGTCGTCCTACGAGGACAACGCGAAGGGAAGCGTGACCGTCGGGAAGCTGGCGGACCTTGTCGTTCTCTCGAAGGACATCTTGACCGTGCCTCCCGCGTCCATCCCGACCGCTGAAGTCCTGTATACGGTCCTGGGCGGGAAGGTCGTCTA